The Mycolicibacterium insubricum DNA segment ATATATGTATCGCGCTCTTCAAGTAGGTCCCTGTGTGACGGGTATGCCTGTTTGAGAATAAATGACCGTCGATGTGCTGCGATACTGGTTGCAGAGATATCTTCTAATTAATCCAATGTCACTGGTTCGGGGATGCATGTTCGACTATTGAATGAGCAGTGTGTTTCTCCGGTGGAAGGATGTTAGGATGCCTTTGAAGTTTTGCAGCTGACGCTCGGCCTAAGGGTGGTGTAGTGACTCAGGTGTTGTCGATTTGGCGGCCTGATCCGGGTGCTGCTGACGGGGTGGCGCCGGATGAATCGTTACCGCGATTGTCCGCCGAGACGGCTGCGCGGGTGGCTGATTATCTGGATGCGGGTGCGGTGCTCGCCCGCACGACGATGCGGTTGCCCGATGCCTGGTCGGGTAGCTCTGCCCCGGTGGTGGGGTTGACCAAACGCACCGATGGAGTGTGGCGCTGGGATGACGCCGTGTCCCACTACGTGCGACGGTATGGGCTCAGTCCTGGCGCTGATTTTCTGGCCTATCTGCAGGATCGCGACTATCATGTGCCGCAGGTCAGTGCTGCTGAAGTCAGCGCCGTCATCGACGAGATCGTTGGCGCCCCCGATGCGGCACCGGAGGACCACGCGATCCGGTTGGACGGGTCCCAGCTTCTGGTGTCGGCGTACTACGCGCGGTATCAGGGTCGGGTGTTTCGTTGTGAGTTCGGGGAGTCCACGGTTGATTTGATGGTTGAACCGGGGCAGGCGATTCCCGATGGCTCCAAGGCCAGGCATCAGCCCGAGTCAGGGGATCGGTCGATCGCCGTCAAGCGAGTGCCGAAGACCGAAGTTGAGGCGCTGCACCAGGCAATCACGACGTGCCAGTACAAGGGGGCGCCGTTTTCGATTCGGCGTATCGATGGTCCCCGGTTCGTCGTCAGTATCGGCGGAGGTCGGAGGGTCAAGCCGAGCCAGGAACCGCCGAGCCCTTCCATGCAGGAGTGGACACAGTTTCCCAACGTCGAGGTGCTCGGTCTTGATGATCTGTGGGCGGACCTCGATGTGGTGGAGGCAGCACAGGTGACGATGGCCGTTGTCCCGTATCAGCTAGTCGATGGGCGTTTGCGGCCGGTGCATGACCCGTCGGGGTACGGGGTGGCGGTACCGAAGCCTGATGAGATTTTCTACTTTCCGTCTCCGGGTGCCAGCCCGTTCCTGCCGCGGGCAGAGGCGCTGGTGGCTTTGCGGGCCTACCTGGATCGGCACAACCTGACCACGCCGGGTGCTGAGGTGACGCCGTTGAGATTGCGCGACGGATGGTTGATGAATCCGTCGAGTTCGGTGTCGAAGATCTATTGCGTCGCCGATGACGCTGTTGTGCTCGCGGCCTCTGGTTCCGCACCGGTCAGCCAGATCAGCAGCCACCTGTCGGCGCAGTTCCATCAGCGTCACCCGATCGTGGATCCGCCACCAGCGAACGACAGCGGTACCGAGTACTTCGACTGAGGGTTGTTTTGCTGGTCAGTGCTGCAGTCGCAGCGAGGCGTCGTAACATGTGGCACGGTCGGGGAAACGGGAGGGACCACACGCGCATGGCCAGGTATTCACTCGAACCGGTGACTCGCGAGCAAGCCGTCGCGGCAAAGAATGCAGCGTTCGCAAAGTTCAGGTGGCCGATTTCGTTGATCGCGGTCGGCACTCTCGGCTTGGTCATCGCCGGCTACAACGTGGTAAACGATCCGGGGACAGAGGCCTTTTGGGTGGCCGCGGGTATCTGTCTGGCGGTCGTGGCGGCGGCCATGTTCTGGCTCAAGACGCTCGCCAAGCGGTGGTCGTATCGCATCACTCGTCGCAACACCGGACTTGGCTGGGTGATTGCCATCCCGGCGGCGTTTGGTGCCTTTGTTTTGATCGGTTGGGGTTCGACCGAGGGGCTGCAGGCACTCGGTGTGCAGATCCCGCGGATTGTTGCGATCATCATTTTGATCGTCAGCATTTTCGCTGCGATGGTCGTGGCAGCCGCGTACTGGGGTGCGACCCTGTTGTTCAAAGGCGATGCCGAGGGGTTGATGCCCATGTGCCGTACGCATCACGACGGTTCGTGGGAGACCATCGACGGGGTGGTCGTCACCACGGGCCTCGGCACCGTCGAGATCGGGTTGATCCTTGCGCCCGGAGTGGAGGTGAAGCCGGCGAAGGTGAAACGGGGAGAGGTGCTGACCGACCTACCGGTGCGGGTACTGGTACCGGATACCAGGTTTGACTTGGAAGGGATGAAATGGGCGCTGAATCAGTCCGGTCGCACCGACGTTCCCCTGATCGAGCGCACACCCGAGGGGCACAGACTCCTCGGGTACTCCAACCGTTGGAACGAGTCCACCGGCTCGAGGTGACCTGCCCACCGGACCACACTGCATGGGCTCGCAATGAATGCGTGTGTCATGTCGACTGAAGCGCTGACGCAGCGCGCTCAGGCTGCCTACTGAGGTGGTGGCGGTGATCGCTGAAGCGGCCGTCGCCAGAGACCCGTCGTCGAAAGTCGCCGAGTTCGAGCAGAAGGCTTAACTGGCGGGATAGCATCCCGGAGTGTCTGTGCCAGGCGGTGGCCGGTCCGGCCTCTACCTCGTTGATGGTGACGGGGAGGAGCCTTTCGCGGTCAGAATTTGGGATCACGGTGAGTGTCGGGTTGCGGTGGAAAAGACGACGGTCTACGGCACTTATGGTGGCGGGTACCGCGTACCCATCGACGATGTCCGCCGACAGGTTGCCGATCGCGTGCTCACTCAACAGCAGGTACCTCTCGAAGACGACCGTGCGGCTATTGGGTAGCCGACGTGGATCTTGATGTCGAAGCGGTACGTCGGGCCGCCGACCGGATAGCCACTCTGGGCGACGCCGTCGGGGAAGTGGTGCTGGTCGCGGGCAATGCTTCCGGGCCACTGGGCACCGCAGATTTCTGTAGCAATGTCGCATCCTTGGGCAATGTCGGCGCCAAATACCGGGACGTCTTCGACGAATTTGCGGCGAGCGCGGATGTCCTATCGCCGACCATACAGCGAGCATTGAACAAGATGGAAAAATCTGTCAAGGTGTTTTCTGATGACTTGCACAGTTTTGTCACTAATGTCAAAATTACCGACGAAAGTGCCGCCGAGCAATTGCGCGCAGGCTGGACTGATCGGTGAAACTGACCCGGACCTGGATCGTCAACGGGACTTTCAATACTTTCTATGCTGATCTGAATACGAGTGCCCAGTATCACGCGAAGAAGGGCACGGTGCTGGGTCAGCTCCATTCGAATCTCACCGCGCAAACCGACAATCCCCAGAGCAAGGGGGAGTGGCACGGCCTGGCCCAGGTCGCCGCCCACCAGTGGGCTGATCACCTCGGGAAGTGTTCTGACACGATGTCGGGTCGATTCGATGCGATCTCGTCGGTCCTGACCCAGTTCGCCAACGACGTGGTCGCCTACGGTGGCGCGATCAAGACCGCGATCAATGACATTGAGGAGAAGGATCTGGCGGTGCCATTCGTCGTCACCGAGGCTTTGGTGGTCACCGATCCCAACCGCGCGGTTGCGTTGAAGAACGCTGCTGATCCCGAACAGATGCGCCAGACCCGCGACCGTGATATGCGGAATGCGCAGGCAACGATCAATGACAATAAGACCTACCTCCAAACCGCGGTCACCACGGCGGTCGCGGGTTTGAAGAACGCCGCCGACGGAGCCGATGGAGACGTCCCCGCCAATGATCGGGTCAACCAGCGCGTCAAGCATTCAATTCTGGACGGCAGCGCGGGGTTGCCCAGCGACCCCACCGAGATGCGTTCTGTCTGGGACAGTTTGACCACCGAGGAACGGGACCATCTTTACGATTTGCATCACGACCTCGGTAACCACGGCGGTATCCCCTTTGTCGACAGTGGCGACGGCCGTGGCCGTGACTACTACAACCGGCGACACCTCGGCGAGATTCTTGCCGACCCGAACCTCAGCGATGACACTCGGCACAAGTACCAAGAACTCCAAGCTGCCGCCGACGGGCAGGGGCGTTTGCTCGGTTACGTCGATGAGCACGGTCGAGGAGCCGTGTCGATCAACAATCCGGACACCGCCAAGCGGGTTGCCACGTTGGTACCGGGTACCGGCCAGGACCTCGGGGCTATCAACGGGGCGATGCAGAAGTCGG contains these protein-coding regions:
- a CDS encoding alpha/beta hydrolase — its product is MKLTRTWIVNGTFNTFYADLNTSAQYHAKKGTVLGQLHSNLTAQTDNPQSKGEWHGLAQVAAHQWADHLGKCSDTMSGRFDAISSVLTQFANDVVAYGGAIKTAINDIEEKDLAVPFVVTEALVVTDPNRAVALKNAADPEQMRQTRDRDMRNAQATINDNKTYLQTAVTTAVAGLKNAADGADGDVPANDRVNQRVKHSILDGSAGLPSDPTEMRSVWDSLTTEERDHLYDLHHDLGNHGGIPFVDSGDGRGRDYYNRRHLGEILADPNLSDDTRHKYQELQAAADGQGRLLGYVDEHGRGAVSINNPDTAKRVATLVPGTGQDLGAINGAMQKSERMYWAARDADPDLKASDVSVTTWMGYTPPMNIPEAASTSYAHNGAAALDQFQAGIRASHDDVVAGGPSINTVIGHSYGSTLAGAAATDGYLDANNFVAVGSPGVLAQHASDLSLAPGAHVFATRAQNDVITWATGLTLGPDPVGDGFGATQFQAAPGKHGNLFGWQTPDWMHLTSVDAHSSYWDQNNPALDNLGRIIAGRVDVTGP